A stretch of DNA from Anopheles ziemanni chromosome 3, idAnoZiCoDA_A2_x.2, whole genome shotgun sequence:
gttgctgttcgtacgtaaatcataataaaaattgaaaaagaatgatcAAACAGGACGGCCAGATACGGAGGAACTAGTGCAAACGTGCCGGTTGCAAAGCGTTGCgacaccgtgaattgtgcggccgtcaaagCGTTAATCCTCGGTCGGCTTCCTCCATACGGAGGCATGCTCGGCCAAATGCAGTGCAAGTTGTTGTGTCCAAATACTCGGCTGTAGAAACTCGGTCCAAATACTCTGTGTGGAACAGTCCTTAATGCGTCTGAGCACTGACATCAGCAAATTGTTTCGATACGTAATGTCAACTAGCTTTATATTTCACAACCTTTTCCACACCTCCCTTGGGTTCAAAATATTCTTTCTGGTTTTACATCGTCGAACTGTGAAGCGATCAGTTGGGATAgagtattttcatttttttacgttattcaTCGTTCCATATTCTTGAATAACTTGAAATCATGCCATCCGTTGAAACGTCTGAAGGGTACAGCAAATCCAGCGAGTCTTGCGCAGAGAGTGTTGGACAGAATGGTACAGCAAGCGGGGATTCATCGgatccaaaccatcaacagATACCCGCAGATCGTGGTGCGGAGAGTGATTTATCGCAAATTGACCAACCTACAGTCCGCGAGTTTACACAAAATGATACCATCAACAAATTTCTGTTGAACTCCTTCCTGCAGCGCATAAATAATGCGACCACCGTGGATGAGTGTAGAGAGGCAAACGATGAGTCATTCGGGGACGAGCTGAACCAGGACTTCGATTCATAgagtttgttttctcccaAACACGCCGGCAAACAGAGCATTCTGATTGATTAAGAAACGCCTTAACTTAATATGACATCCATATAAGAAACGCTAATGTaaggatgtttgaatttaaaatgaataaaagccCTTTTCCAAACAAAGCTTCACAAGTGAGTTGAGATGATGCTGCTGACAGGCGTCGGAAAAGATTAAGGCACGGTGCAGCCTTTACTTGTTGACAATGCGACAGCGGAAGAAACATTGATTGAAGAAACAAGATGATTCCCTTGGAGTCAAGGCGGGTTTACTTATCTTGTCTTTTATCAGTCGCATGGCGATAACCTTTTCCCATAAGTGCTAGCTCACACAGAGCGGTACCTTGTGTGCAGCGCTGCGCTTTGCTCATAATCAGTTCGTGATCGGTTCGTTCGCAATACGGATCGCGCGGTGTACTCTTTTAGTACGAGTGTAGAGACTCGCTCGAGCAGTAGCTGCGTGAGTTGTGCGCTGGTCTGTAATCTGTGGCCTGATTACGTCCCTCCTTTCgtaggaaggaagaaaacgatACGATTGATTTCGTGGACTGGTAAAAGCAATACAGAAGAAAGCTCCCAACAATCCTAGTGTCGAGCGAAATGGAGATGAAAacaattgttaaaaaaaataatccaacCGAGGATAAAGAGAATGACGATGGTTGCGACGAAAAGACCGATAATCAACGAAAAGTAACAAATCCAGCAGAAGCTGGCGAGTCTATGAGTGGAGGAAAATCCTCTACCGAGCGAAATCA
This window harbors:
- the LOC131286910 gene encoding uncharacterized protein LOC131286910; this translates as MPSVETSEGYSKSSESCAESVGQNGTASGDSSDPNHQQIPADRGAESDLSQIDQPTVREFTQNDTINKFLLNSFLQRINNATTVDECREANDESFGDELNQDFDS